ATCAATGCACGACCTTACCATCACCGTCCTAATCCAGGCGCCAAATTCTCCTTTTTTAGCATCGAAAGTATGGATATGCTGAAAAACCTTCAAAAAACCAACGCTCAAGGCATCATGCGCCAGATCATCTGATTTTAAATAACGAAAACATATACGCAGCATATCGGCATAGTAAAGCTTATAGAGACCTTCCTGTGCTTGCCGCTCATTAGCTTTGCAGCCTCTGATTAGTTTAGTATCCTGCTTAAAAAAAAGGTTCATCCATTTGATTCGGTAAGCGTTTTTTCACGGTGTTATAATAAGGTTACGCAGTGGATATGAAAAACGCTGGGTTAAAATTAATTTATTTTTGATTGATACATTTTGTTTTTCGACCAAGCGTTTTCAGTACTGGCTTCGTATGATCTTATAAACCCTGATCTATGCGCCATAATGAAAGCTATAACCGACACAACGAATGGTACAATGAACATTTCCCATCCGAAAGTTCTAAAAGCGATTTTTATGGAAAGATAAGGGCTACAGGCGAAAACAATGTTGCGCACTGGCTGCAACAACTATTTTTCAGTTGTCTTGATCCGCTTCTGGACAGAAAAGGCAGAAGCTGGCTTACCGTAGGAGATGCCTATGGATTTGATGCACAATATATCCTAAACTCTGGCAATAAGGCATTAGCAACAGATTTGAATACCGATTTTTTAAACGTTGCACTAAAAGAGGGAATTATTAACGCCTGTGCCGCAGAAAATGCAGAAAAGCTATCGCGAGAAGACAATAGCTTTGATTTTGTGCTTTGCAAAGAATCTTACCATCATTTCCCCAGGCCATATGCTGCCATGTACGAGATGATCAGAGTAGCCAGATTGGGTGTAGTAGTGATGGAGCCGCAGGATCCGGTAACAAAAATGCCTTTACTTTTAATGTTAAGCAACCTTTTTGCTCAAAACGGGCAATTTATTAACAAACTATGGAAAAACCGTTTTTCATTTGAGCCTGTTGGAAATTTTGTATACAAGGTTTCTGAACGGGAATTTGAAAAACTGGCTGCAGGTTTAGGCCTGCCAATGGTTGGTTTTAAAAAAATCAATCCAAATTACTGGTTTAGAGGGGCAGAAGTGATATCAACCGACCAATACAACAGGCAGTTTTTCTTTATCAAAATGAAGAAGTTTCTTTTTGATGCCCTCGTTAAATTAAGAGCTATGCCTTCACAGGTGCTAACGACAGTTATTTTTAAACAATTACCTGATGAGCATACGATTAATCTGCTTAAGAAAAATGGCTATCACCTGGTTTACATTCCCGAAAATCCTTATCTAAATTAAACGATACCCACACTTATCATTTCACCTATATCTAAATAAAACATGAAAATCAACTCAACACCTAAAACCCTTTATTTTTTCTCAATCTTAATGTTACTAGGATTTTTGATACTAACTTATTTTTTTTATCCCCGTGTGCTATGGAGCGAGTTCTTCGCATCAGCAGCTATTTTTTTGCCCGTTGCAGTTGGGATAATGATTTCCGCTATTCTTCTATTTCTGGGCATATACCTGATGATAAAAGGCCTTAACCATGGAAAA
The nucleotide sequence above comes from Pedobacter riviphilus. Encoded proteins:
- a CDS encoding class I SAM-dependent methyltransferase, which codes for MRHNESYNRHNEWYNEHFPSESSKSDFYGKIRATGENNVAHWLQQLFFSCLDPLLDRKGRSWLTVGDAYGFDAQYILNSGNKALATDLNTDFLNVALKEGIINACAAENAEKLSREDNSFDFVLCKESYHHFPRPYAAMYEMIRVARLGVVVMEPQDPVTKMPLLLMLSNLFAQNGQFINKLWKNRFSFEPVGNFVYKVSEREFEKLAAGLGLPMVGFKKINPNYWFRGAEVISTDQYNRQFFFIKMKKFLFDALVKLRAMPSQVLTTVIFKQLPDEHTINLLKKNGYHLVYIPENPYLN